One Dysosmobacter welbionis DNA segment encodes these proteins:
- a CDS encoding site-specific integrase: protein MEGVHATLCTILSDAMEGGFLDHTPAWRTYHYTGKKKEKVIAGEATAQQLIAVLEEGNLKYETYFKLIIATGMRRGECCGLQWGDINWDERSIHIQQNVVKVTGEDIIAKETKTVAGGRYVYFSLEMVSLLQEFQRECAWETETYDGRELEDTDYIFRRHGDRLPMTPSTFAWRFKLILKKHGLPPALNVHSLRHTNASLLIAGGADVATVAGLLGATVSPPLRWTSTHTHLIRTRKRPVRFCRRDWRFDEIQRNETAADPRQPLRLVRIV, encoded by the coding sequence GTGGAGGGTGTACACGCAACGCTGTGTACGATCCTCTCAGATGCCATGGAGGGCGGCTTTCTGGACCATACCCCGGCTTGGCGGACATACCACTATACCGGGAAAAAGAAAGAGAAGGTGATCGCTGGCGAGGCCACCGCCCAGCAGCTCATTGCCGTACTGGAGGAGGGGAACCTCAAGTACGAGACCTACTTCAAGCTCATCATCGCCACCGGGATGCGCCGGGGCGAATGCTGCGGGTTGCAGTGGGGCGACATCAACTGGGATGAGCGGTCCATTCACATCCAGCAGAATGTGGTAAAGGTCACCGGCGAGGATATCATCGCCAAGGAGACAAAGACTGTGGCCGGAGGCCGGTATGTTTACTTCTCTCTGGAGATGGTGTCCCTGCTGCAGGAGTTCCAGCGGGAGTGCGCCTGGGAGACGGAAACGTATGATGGGCGGGAATTAGAGGATACGGACTATATCTTCCGCCGTCACGGAGACCGGCTCCCCATGACGCCCTCCACCTTCGCCTGGCGGTTCAAGCTGATCTTAAAGAAGCACGGCCTGCCCCCTGCCCTGAACGTCCACTCCCTGCGGCACACCAACGCCAGCCTCCTGATCGCGGGCGGGGCCGACGTAGCCACAGTGGCGGGACTGCTGGGCGCCACAGTCAGCCCTCCACTACGCTGGACATCTACACACACGCATTTAATAAGAACAAGAAAGCGGCCAGTCAGGTTCTGCAGGAGGGACTGGAGATTTGATGAAATACAGAGAAACGAAACAGCCGCAGATCCCCGTCAACCACTGCGCCTGGTGCGGATCGTATAA
- the sfsA gene encoding DNA/RNA nuclease SfsA, whose protein sequence is MQYHQVVKGRFLRRPNRFIAHVETEDGLQICHVKNTGRCRELLVPGAAVYLEKAANSARKTAYDLIAVEKGALLINMDAQAPNRVFQEWAAQGHFLPDLKSIQPEYHYGESRLDFALTTEAGLHLVEVKGVTLEENGVVRFPDAPTERGVKHIHELQRAVREGMGATLFFVIQMHGVDRFSPNDATHPAFGAALREAAAWGVQVYAYDCLVTPDSLTIHQPVPVVL, encoded by the coding sequence AGGAAGATTTCTACGGCGGCCCAACCGTTTTATCGCTCATGTGGAGACAGAAGACGGGCTGCAGATCTGCCATGTAAAAAACACCGGACGCTGCCGGGAGTTGCTGGTGCCGGGAGCAGCGGTCTATCTGGAAAAGGCCGCAAATTCTGCGAGAAAGACAGCGTATGACCTTATCGCCGTGGAGAAAGGGGCCTTGCTGATCAATATGGATGCGCAGGCCCCAAATCGTGTTTTTCAGGAGTGGGCCGCCCAAGGACATTTCCTGCCAGATCTAAAGTCCATTCAACCGGAATATCATTATGGAGAGTCCCGTCTGGACTTTGCGCTGACAACAGAAGCCGGGCTGCACCTGGTGGAAGTCAAGGGTGTTACCCTGGAGGAAAACGGTGTTGTCCGATTTCCGGACGCGCCGACAGAACGGGGCGTGAAGCATATTCACGAGTTACAGCGGGCTGTCCGGGAGGGAATGGGCGCTACCCTGTTTTTTGTGATCCAGATGCACGGCGTGGATCGCTTCTCTCCCAACGACGCCACCCATCCGGCCTTCGGTGCGGCCCTTCGGGAGGCAGCTGCCTGGGGTGTCCAAGTGTACGCCTATGACTGCCTGGTGACGCCGGACAGTTTAACTATCCACCAGCCGGTGCCGGTGGTATTATAA
- a CDS encoding S-layer homology domain-containing protein codes for MTRKTKTALITVCLLLTVTVVYALAAAGGASDPLASLSYLTGTFTDAVDQRVEEKLDASDQALLNGDAAPSDGGAATWMETRLKAGDALTGSTGTGVLLLAGGMQVTFNSGAVVDVTTGTIVTSGSALTASHRYLVAEETTAVFTVTSKTAVVDYQGPYAFSYSTNTDYNAIAVALKTMHLFQGSFTGYGDGYDLEVAPTRLQALIMFIRVLGEENDALAYTGSTPFTDITSGTQSEKYVGYAYSKGYTNGYSATTFRPSQTVTASQYMEFILRALGYSSADNKDLSGTLTNALTNGVITEGELAALQGGTFLRADLAYVSYYALDAAVSGSRQTLGDTLMDKGVFTVREKQAADALVTSGRK; via the coding sequence ATGACAAGGAAGACCAAGACTGCCCTCATCACCGTCTGCCTCTTACTTACCGTCACCGTTGTGTACGCCTTGGCCGCGGCCGGCGGGGCCTCCGATCCGCTGGCCTCCCTCTCCTATCTCACCGGCACTTTCACCGATGCGGTAGACCAGCGGGTGGAGGAAAAACTGGACGCCTCTGACCAAGCGCTGCTGAACGGAGACGCGGCTCCTTCCGACGGCGGGGCCGCCACGTGGATGGAGACCCGTCTGAAGGCAGGCGACGCCCTGACCGGCTCCACCGGCACGGGCGTCCTGTTGCTGGCGGGCGGTATGCAGGTCACGTTCAACTCCGGCGCTGTGGTGGATGTCACCACAGGGACCATCGTTACCAGTGGCAGTGCCCTTACAGCCAGCCACCGGTATCTGGTGGCTGAGGAAACCACCGCCGTGTTTACCGTCACCTCCAAGACGGCGGTTGTGGATTATCAGGGCCCCTACGCCTTCAGCTACTCCACCAACACGGACTACAACGCCATTGCTGTCGCGCTCAAGACCATGCACCTGTTTCAAGGCAGCTTCACCGGCTACGGAGATGGATATGACCTGGAGGTCGCCCCTACCCGCCTGCAAGCCCTCATCATGTTCATCCGCGTCCTGGGCGAGGAGAATGATGCGCTGGCCTACACCGGCTCCACTCCCTTCACGGACATCACCTCCGGGACCCAGAGCGAGAAATACGTGGGCTACGCATACAGCAAGGGCTACACCAACGGATACTCCGCCACCACCTTCCGGCCCAGCCAGACGGTGACAGCCAGCCAATACATGGAGTTCATCCTCCGGGCACTGGGATACAGCTCCGCGGACAACAAGGACCTCTCCGGCACACTGACCAATGCCTTGACCAATGGCGTCATCACGGAGGGCGAGCTGGCCGCCCTGCAGGGCGGCACGTTCCTCCGTGCGGATCTCGCATACGTCTCCTACTACGCGCTGGATGCCGCGGTGTCCGGCAGCAGGCAGACACTGGGAGACACGCTGATGGACAAGGGCGTCTTCACCGTGCGGGAGAAACAGGCGGCCGACGCACTCGTCACCAGCGGCCGGAAATAA
- a CDS encoding acyclic terpene utilization AtuA family protein: MRTIRIGSGAGFSNDRVEPGIELLEKGQLDYFCLECLAERTIAIAQKEKNLDPNIGYNPYLAYRMKKILPIAAEKHVKVITNMGGANVQKAVEKTAEIARSAGISGLKIVGVLGDDIFDRLDRYADYPIFETGERLGDLKNKVAANAYLGCAGIVQALKDGADIVITGRCSDPALFLGPLVYEFNWPMDNYDLMGKGTVVGHLLECSGQVSGGNFCVPGYKDVEDLWHLGFPYADVSEDGTIEISKLEGTGGRVDVQTCSEQLIYEIHDPSSYYTPDCVADFSQVAFEQVGKDRVRVTGATGRPRTDTLKVSVGYKDGYIGSCGLSFGGPKCFERMVLAVQTMEKIIETYYHPAEHRVDIIGYNSLYPRDLSEGFPGGAEPLELRMRVAVRDAEKEMLTMIFNEVDAFTIDGPANCGGMERHITELVAVLSVLVPREDIEISYVEEVL; the protein is encoded by the coding sequence ATGCGGACAATTCGCATCGGTTCTGGCGCAGGCTTCAGCAATGATCGGGTAGAACCCGGAATTGAATTGCTTGAGAAGGGACAGCTGGACTATTTCTGCTTGGAGTGTCTGGCAGAACGGACCATAGCCATTGCACAAAAGGAGAAAAATCTAGACCCCAACATTGGTTACAATCCTTATCTCGCATATCGTATGAAGAAGATCCTGCCTATCGCCGCGGAAAAACATGTGAAAGTCATTACCAACATGGGTGGCGCAAATGTTCAGAAAGCTGTTGAAAAAACCGCAGAGATTGCCAGAAGTGCAGGAATCTCCGGCCTAAAAATTGTAGGTGTGCTGGGAGATGACATTTTTGACCGTTTGGACCGGTACGCGGACTACCCCATTTTTGAAACTGGTGAGCGGCTTGGCGATTTGAAGAACAAAGTGGCCGCCAACGCCTATCTGGGCTGCGCCGGCATCGTGCAGGCTCTTAAGGACGGTGCAGATATCGTCATCACAGGCCGCTGCTCCGATCCCGCGCTGTTTCTCGGGCCGCTGGTATACGAGTTCAACTGGCCCATGGATAACTATGATCTGATGGGCAAGGGGACTGTTGTGGGACATCTTCTGGAGTGCTCCGGACAGGTCAGCGGCGGTAACTTCTGCGTGCCCGGATATAAGGATGTAGAAGATCTGTGGCATCTGGGGTTTCCCTATGCGGATGTCAGTGAGGACGGCACCATCGAGATCTCCAAGTTGGAGGGGACCGGCGGACGCGTAGACGTGCAGACCTGCTCAGAGCAACTGATTTACGAGATCCACGATCCCTCCAGCTACTATACGCCAGACTGTGTGGCGGACTTCTCCCAAGTCGCCTTTGAACAGGTCGGAAAGGACCGTGTTCGGGTAACAGGCGCTACCGGCCGCCCCCGGACCGACACGCTGAAAGTCAGTGTGGGATACAAAGACGGGTACATCGGGAGCTGCGGACTGAGCTTCGGAGGCCCCAAGTGTTTTGAACGGATGGTACTGGCTGTTCAGACCATGGAGAAGATCATTGAGACCTACTACCATCCTGCAGAGCACCGGGTGGATATTATCGGCTACAACTCCCTGTATCCCCGGGACCTGTCGGAGGGGTTCCCCGGCGGAGCCGAGCCGCTGGAGCTGCGGATGCGGGTTGCCGTACGCGATGCCGAAAAAGAGATGCTCACCATGATCTTCAATGAGGTGGATGCCTTTACTATTGACGGCCCCGCCAACTGCGGCGGTATGGAACGCCATATCACGGAGCTGGTCGCGGTGTTGTCTGTCCTGGTGCCTCGTGAAGATATCGAGATCTCTTATGTGGAGGAGGTTTTGTAA
- a CDS encoding PucR family transcriptional regulator has protein sequence MDLLVDRAAEVLKNPIAVFDKNYYTVSYSDTTDVQDEVWTAGKKRGYCLFEYAAMLHGVESMRGTPLPFQIFDDWGPHRRRICPLISNSLTIGYLSVLEYHTAFDAVPGEIYDLVAGVLVKELTIEQAIRLSHQHDSAEMLLSSILNEGFANRALFLQRILGTVFEQAGPYSLIGINMHAFSSRVSGERHFKARLGTIFPKAWSLFFREYVVLLVECGKSRQIPQDGLQQLEGYLSEHDLCAGISDTFSDLYEIRRYFNQAAMAEKMARISGSDARIAQYDDYRLWRLAASIPAEQRTDYVSAFLRNLMAYDIDNQSDYVKTLFIYLKNGQSLALTAQELHVHRNTVVYRIEKMRERFGGVFDSPYHNFQNFFGCLLLLTSDGQPGSTDYFDTI, from the coding sequence ATGGATCTGCTGGTAGATCGGGCAGCGGAGGTGCTGAAAAATCCCATTGCAGTGTTTGACAAGAACTACTACACGGTATCATATTCTGATACCACTGATGTTCAGGATGAGGTGTGGACTGCCGGAAAGAAGCGAGGATACTGTCTTTTTGAATATGCGGCTATGCTCCATGGGGTGGAGAGTATGCGGGGAACTCCGCTGCCCTTTCAAATCTTTGATGACTGGGGGCCCCATCGGAGGCGAATATGTCCTCTGATCTCCAACTCTCTGACCATCGGGTATCTTTCCGTGCTGGAATACCATACCGCTTTTGATGCGGTCCCTGGGGAGATCTACGATCTCGTGGCAGGCGTTTTGGTAAAGGAGCTTACCATCGAACAGGCAATCAGGCTTAGCCACCAGCATGACTCCGCAGAAATGCTGCTATCCAGCATACTGAATGAAGGCTTTGCCAATCGTGCGCTTTTTCTCCAGAGAATTTTGGGAACAGTTTTCGAGCAGGCCGGTCCTTATTCCCTGATCGGTATCAATATGCACGCGTTTTCTTCTCGAGTCTCCGGAGAGCGGCATTTCAAGGCACGTTTGGGAACGATCTTTCCAAAGGCGTGGTCCCTGTTTTTCCGAGAATATGTGGTCTTACTGGTGGAGTGCGGAAAAAGCAGGCAAATTCCGCAGGACGGATTGCAGCAGTTGGAGGGATACCTGTCAGAGCATGATCTGTGCGCCGGTATCAGTGATACATTCTCAGACCTGTATGAGATCCGGCGTTACTTTAATCAGGCTGCCATGGCAGAAAAAATGGCCAGGATCTCCGGGAGTGATGCCAGGATCGCCCAATATGATGACTACAGGCTTTGGCGGCTTGCTGCCTCGATCCCCGCAGAACAGCGGACGGACTATGTCAGTGCTTTTTTGCGTAATCTGATGGCATACGATATAGACAATCAGTCCGACTATGTAAAAACATTGTTTATCTATCTGAAAAACGGACAGAGCTTGGCTTTGACGGCCCAGGAACTGCATGTACATCGAAATACAGTCGTGTACCGGATTGAAAAAATGCGTGAAAGGTTCGGCGGTGTGTTTGATTCTCCTTACCATAATTTTCAGAATTTTTTTGGTTGCCTGCTTTTGCTGACCTCTGATGGGCAACCCGGATCCACGGATTATTTTGATACCATTTAA
- a CDS encoding gamma-glutamyl-gamma-aminobutyrate hydrolase family protein: MEKPIIGVTPLWDEEKKSYWMLPGYLEGVKEAGAIPVILPLTTNGADIAQLADLCDGFLFTGGQDVDPQLYGEAMEPFCGELCPARDALEQELLRQALERDKPILGICRGIQFLNAALGGTLYQDLPTEHPSEIGHSMKPPYDRMAHTVHIWPMTPLASLLGKTELEVNSCHHQAIRSLAPSLVEMARSTDDLIEAMYLPGKTFVWGVQWHPEMSLQEESSRKIFEAFVGAVQQK; this comes from the coding sequence ATGGAGAAACCCATCATCGGGGTAACGCCCCTGTGGGACGAGGAAAAGAAGTCCTACTGGATGCTGCCGGGGTATCTGGAAGGAGTGAAGGAAGCCGGTGCCATCCCCGTCATCCTGCCGCTGACAACCAATGGGGCGGATATTGCCCAGCTCGCGGATCTCTGCGATGGTTTTCTCTTTACTGGTGGGCAGGATGTCGATCCCCAGCTGTACGGGGAGGCCATGGAGCCCTTCTGCGGCGAGCTGTGCCCTGCCCGGGACGCTCTGGAGCAGGAGTTACTCCGACAGGCTTTGGAGCGGGACAAGCCCATCCTGGGCATCTGCCGGGGTATTCAGTTCCTAAATGCAGCCTTGGGCGGAACCCTTTATCAGGACCTGCCCACGGAGCACCCGTCAGAGATCGGGCATTCCATGAAGCCGCCCTACGACCGGATGGCCCACACGGTGCATATATGGCCGATGACGCCTCTGGCCTCTCTGCTGGGAAAGACGGAACTGGAGGTGAACAGCTGTCACCACCAGGCGATCAGGAGTTTAGCCCCCAGTCTCGTAGAAATGGCCCGCAGCACAGATGACCTCATCGAGGCGATGTATCTGCCCGGCAAGACCTTTGTCTGGGGCGTCCAGTGGCATCCGGAGATGTCCCTGCAGGAAGAGTCCAGCAGGAAAATTTTTGAGGCGTTTGTCGGGGCTGTCCAACAAAAATGA
- a CDS encoding GntP family permease, with protein MNILFLLLAIALFIALVLKNVPIVIATILSSIFLLLTQQMDLYDGITATYMTGFGDYVRDFFLLFMLGALFGKLVEISGAANSISTFIFRAFGDRFAIIGLIIMGIILTLGGVNLFVAMFTMYPLAMAMFRRADIPRKFFAAAYFVGCVGATMTAPFTPSIQNATPTVYLGTTVAAAAVPGMISTVLKLVFCTAYVMWVVKRAKNRGEHFEELEGEAPATEVGKESSGPSVLASVLPMLVILLVLNVAKQPIVTSLLAGIVAAFVFYFKHMPHSLKEISAEVQDSVFSGLKTISITAAAAGYGAVVAATPAFQEITDFVLNLDGNPLLIAGIATMLMAGVMNSSSGSMAIVCPILGERFLAMGVNAEALHRVIVVASSTLDSTPQSGFVCNILNHSHTTHRQGYWHVCVVSVIAPIVETLLLIPLCAMFGLA; from the coding sequence ATGAATATCCTGTTTTTATTATTGGCCATTGCACTGTTCATTGCGCTGGTTCTGAAAAATGTTCCCATCGTCATCGCCACGATCCTGTCCTCTATCTTTCTCTTGCTGACACAGCAGATGGACTTGTATGATGGAATTACCGCCACATACATGACAGGCTTTGGAGACTACGTAAGAGATTTCTTCCTATTATTTATGCTGGGTGCACTCTTTGGAAAGCTGGTGGAGATCAGCGGCGCGGCCAACAGCATCTCTACATTTATCTTCCGAGCCTTTGGAGATCGCTTTGCAATCATCGGCCTGATCATCATGGGCATTATCTTAACATTGGGCGGGGTCAACCTGTTTGTGGCCATGTTTACCATGTACCCCCTGGCCATGGCTATGTTCCGCAGGGCAGACATCCCCCGCAAGTTCTTTGCTGCCGCTTATTTTGTGGGCTGTGTCGGTGCGACGATGACCGCGCCCTTCACACCGTCTATCCAGAACGCGACACCCACTGTCTATCTTGGCACCACAGTGGCCGCCGCCGCTGTTCCGGGCATGATCTCTACTGTGTTGAAGCTGGTGTTTTGCACTGCTTATGTGATGTGGGTCGTCAAACGGGCCAAGAATCGCGGGGAACACTTTGAAGAGCTGGAGGGAGAGGCTCCCGCCACTGAGGTGGGTAAGGAAAGCTCTGGCCCCTCCGTGCTGGCATCTGTGCTGCCCATGCTGGTGATCCTGCTGGTGCTGAATGTGGCCAAGCAGCCCATTGTCACCTCCTTGCTGGCTGGTATTGTGGCAGCATTTGTGTTCTACTTCAAGCATATGCCCCACAGCCTGAAGGAGATCAGCGCCGAGGTGCAGGACAGTGTGTTCTCTGGGCTGAAGACGATTTCCATTACTGCCGCCGCAGCGGGCTACGGTGCTGTGGTCGCCGCGACACCGGCTTTCCAGGAAATTACAGACTTTGTCCTCAATCTGGACGGCAATCCCCTGCTGATCGCCGGCATTGCCACCATGCTGATGGCGGGAGTTATGAACTCCTCCTCCGGCAGTATGGCCATTGTCTGTCCCATCCTGGGTGAGAGGTTCCTGGCCATGGGTGTCAACGCCGAGGCGCTGCACCGGGTGATCGTGGTTGCATCCAGCACTCTGGATTCCACTCCGCAAAGCGGCTTTGTGTGCAATATCCTCAACCACAGCCACACCACTCATCGACAGGGCTACTGGCACGTCTGCGTGGTGTCCGTCATTGCGCCTATTGTTGAAACATTGCTGCTGATCCCTCTATGTGCAATGTTCGGCCTGGCATAA
- a CDS encoding N-acyl homoserine lactonase family protein, whose protein sequence is MNKPTYTIKPLYLGEMTRYEKSMHTFTFDYGVKMHSPYLAFLVQGDGKNILVDTGPKNLEVIKRYHSHVEADVPPEVHLLKVLEKHGLKPEDIDFIICTHLHWDHCQNNDCFPSKKVYTQKREVLYAINPVELHWYTYESPQCGLTPVWASAGTKLVVLDGDEEIIPGIEVFLTPGHTPGSQCVRVNTEDGYYLIAGDTVNIYENWEGNAKYHHVPAGIHVDLREYEETFKKMDKIDFKVILPGHDMKVLEHSVYPY, encoded by the coding sequence ATGAACAAACCAACCTATACCATCAAACCGCTGTACCTGGGCGAGATGACCAGGTATGAAAAATCCATGCACACATTCACCTTTGACTATGGTGTCAAGATGCACTCTCCCTATCTGGCCTTTTTGGTACAGGGTGATGGGAAGAACATTCTGGTGGACACCGGCCCCAAAAATCTGGAGGTCATTAAAAGATATCACAGCCATGTGGAGGCAGACGTGCCCCCAGAGGTTCACCTGCTCAAGGTCTTGGAAAAGCACGGACTGAAACCGGAAGATATTGACTTCATCATCTGCACGCATCTGCATTGGGACCACTGCCAGAACAATGACTGCTTCCCCAGCAAAAAAGTCTATACCCAGAAGCGGGAAGTCCTGTATGCCATCAATCCTGTGGAACTACACTGGTATACCTACGAGTCTCCGCAGTGCGGATTGACACCTGTCTGGGCTTCTGCCGGCACGAAGCTGGTTGTCCTGGACGGCGATGAAGAGATTATTCCCGGCATCGAAGTGTTCTTGACTCCCGGACACACTCCCGGTTCTCAGTGCGTACGTGTCAACACAGAGGATGGCTATTATCTCATTGCCGGCGACACAGTCAATATTTATGAAAACTGGGAAGGCAATGCCAAATACCACCATGTGCCTGCAGGTATCCATGTAGACCTGAGAGAGTATGAAGAGACCTTCAAAAAGATGGATAAGATCGATTTCAAGGTCATCCTTCCAGGTCATGATATGAAGGTGCTGGAGCACAGCGTATATCCCTACTGA
- a CDS encoding redox-sensing transcriptional repressor Rex, whose product MRKENISDAVIRRLPRYYRQLTDLCNRGVVRISSHSLGQEMNITASQIRQDFSCFGEFGQQGYGYNVEELRAEIGHILGVDNNHHLIMIGVGNLGHALLQNFPFSQSGFTVDAAFDVSPAVIGTVVNNVPVYAMSELDHFLQDHPVDVVVLTIPQSVAQDTASHLINLGVKGFWNFTNIELSSQLPDVQFENIHFADSLLTLSYRIANR is encoded by the coding sequence ATGCGAAAGGAAAACATCTCCGACGCCGTGATACGGCGTCTGCCCAGATATTACCGCCAGCTCACAGACCTCTGCAACCGCGGCGTCGTGCGCATCTCCTCACACTCCCTGGGGCAGGAGATGAACATCACCGCCTCTCAGATCCGCCAGGATTTCAGCTGTTTCGGTGAGTTCGGCCAGCAGGGCTACGGCTACAATGTAGAAGAACTGCGGGCCGAGATCGGTCATATCCTGGGCGTGGACAACAACCACCACCTCATCATGATCGGCGTTGGCAATCTGGGCCACGCACTGCTGCAGAACTTCCCATTCTCCCAGAGTGGGTTTACGGTGGACGCAGCCTTTGATGTCTCCCCCGCCGTGATCGGGACTGTGGTGAATAATGTGCCGGTATACGCCATGTCCGAGCTAGATCACTTCCTACAGGACCACCCGGTGGACGTGGTGGTGCTGACCATTCCCCAGTCCGTGGCCCAGGACACCGCCAGCCACCTCATCAATCTGGGCGTCAAGGGCTTTTGGAACTTTACCAACATTGAGCTCAGCAGTCAGCTCCCGGATGTGCAGTTTGAGAACATTCACTTCGCAGACAGCCTCCTGACCCTCAGTTACCGCATCGCCAACCGCTGA
- a CDS encoding N-acyl homoserine lactonase family protein has translation MLTTYKIFPIYLGEIPVHDKSSFTYMVDPGVKMTCPFISFLLLGSNGRKILVDTGPCDAEWGAKYHMPLNIPDGCEIVEVLRRDFDLAPGDLDYIINTHLHWDHSCGNHKFPGKKIYVQASELEYALDPLPIHRATYESPQYGVVSSWMRARDQLVTVDGDTEIDDGIRLILLPGHSDGIQGVLVSTENGPYLLAGDCINLYQNWEGNGKLRHIIGGLHSDVKAYFKTYEKIEALEQTEHIKIIPGHDVHVLDHKVYPVSVEEGSE, from the coding sequence ATGCTTACAACCTACAAGATTTTTCCCATATATCTGGGGGAAATTCCAGTACATGATAAGTCCAGCTTTACTTATATGGTGGATCCCGGCGTCAAAATGACTTGTCCATTCATCTCCTTTTTGCTTCTGGGCAGCAACGGTAGAAAAATCCTGGTGGACACCGGCCCCTGCGATGCCGAATGGGGTGCCAAGTATCATATGCCCCTAAATATTCCGGACGGGTGTGAGATCGTGGAGGTTCTGAGGAGAGACTTTGACCTTGCGCCGGGGGATTTGGACTATATCATCAACACCCATCTCCACTGGGACCACAGCTGCGGCAACCACAAGTTTCCTGGCAAAAAGATCTATGTACAGGCATCGGAATTGGAATATGCACTGGATCCACTGCCCATCCACCGTGCCACCTACGAATCTCCGCAATACGGTGTGGTGTCTAGCTGGATGCGAGCTAGGGATCAGCTGGTCACCGTGGACGGAGATACTGAGATTGATGACGGCATCCGCCTGATTTTGCTACCCGGTCATTCTGACGGTATCCAGGGTGTACTGGTCTCCACGGAGAACGGCCCGTATCTGCTGGCAGGCGACTGCATCAACCTGTATCAGAACTGGGAGGGCAACGGAAAGCTCCGGCACATCATCGGCGGGCTGCATTCCGATGTAAAAGCATATTTCAAGACCTATGAGAAAATAGAGGCGCTGGAACAGACAGAACATATCAAGATCATCCCTGGTCACGATGTACACGTACTGGATCACAAAGTCTATCCTGTATCCGTCGAGGAGGGTTCTGAATGA
- a CDS encoding AtuA-related protein: MKLLEIAHSRTGDKGDISNISVIAYDMKDYEFIKEKVTVELVAKVFAGYCRGTVTRYELPKIGALNFVLTKTLGGGVTRSLRLDTHGKCLCSYLLDVELDNV, from the coding sequence ATGAAGCTGCTGGAAATCGCACACTCCCGAACCGGCGATAAAGGCGATATCTCCAATATTTCTGTCATCGCCTACGATATGAAGGATTACGAGTTCATCAAAGAAAAAGTCACGGTTGAGCTGGTAGCCAAGGTATTTGCCGGATACTGCCGCGGGACAGTCACCCGGTATGAGCTACCCAAGATCGGCGCGCTGAATTTCGTCCTGACCAAAACCCTGGGTGGCGGTGTGACCCGCAGCCTGCGGCTGGATACCCACGGGAAGTGCCTTTGCTCCTATTTGCTGGATGTGGAACTGGATAACGTGTGA
- a CDS encoding manganese efflux pump MntP family protein translates to MGFLELLLIGVGLSMDAFAVAVCQGLCMPKLNLRYAAVIALFFGGFQALMPYAGWLLGAQFAGYIQHLDHWLAFFLLAFIGGKMVWESLKGEAEETACAVSVTLDYKQLLLMAVATSIDALAVGVTFAFLNVDILPAVTVIGCTTFVISLAGVVIGTFFGARLQCWAEIAGGVILILLGGKILLEHLGIL, encoded by the coding sequence ATGGGATTTTTGGAATTGCTGTTGATCGGCGTGGGGCTCTCGATGGACGCCTTTGCTGTAGCGGTGTGCCAGGGACTCTGTATGCCAAAACTGAATCTGCGCTATGCGGCTGTGATTGCGCTGTTTTTTGGCGGATTTCAGGCGCTGATGCCCTATGCCGGCTGGCTGCTGGGCGCCCAATTTGCCGGGTACATCCAACATCTGGACCACTGGCTGGCTTTTTTTCTGCTGGCATTCATCGGCGGTAAGATGGTGTGGGAGTCTTTGAAAGGGGAGGCGGAGGAGACGGCCTGTGCGGTGAGTGTGACGCTGGATTATAAGCAGCTGCTGCTGATGGCGGTGGCTACCAGCATCGACGCATTGGCTGTTGGGGTCACGTTTGCATTTTTGAACGTGGACATCCTGCCTGCTGTGACGGTCATCGGCTGCACGACTTTTGTGATCTCCCTGGCGGGTGTGGTGATCGGGACCTTTTTCGGCGCCCGCCTCCAGTGCTGGGCGGAGATCGCCGGCGGTGTGATCCTGATCCTTCTGGGTGGAAAGATTCTTCTGGAGCACCTGGGGATCCTGTAA